A region from the Methanofollis liminatans DSM 4140 genome encodes:
- a CDS encoding DHH family phosphoesterase, producing MANQEDTIIYSLGPNCGIGEIEEGKTYAGTVQGFANFGTFVQLNARLKGLIHKSNMVQEHQEREQIFVKVINIRNNGNIDLAEVLPRVYRLETVTRQVRVTKMGDLSSQVGRSVTLEASVAQIKQTSGPTIFTLVDESGSGNAAAFIEAGVRAYPEIELGSTVMVSGEVMRRQNQLQIEVSSMEALTGEDAQRVHDRIEAALDARAEPADIPLLIESDVLERLRPAMRTVAKMIRRAVFEAQPIILRHHADADGISAAVAVEQAVIALMREEGDDLDTAYYLFKRSPSKAPFYEIEDITRDLDFALKDHERFGQKMPLIVLMDNGSTEEDLPSMKMARIYSLPMIVVDHHHPDAIVDEYVIAHVNPYHVGGDFGVTAGMLGTEVARLINPKVSDAIRHLPAVAGVGDRSEAPERQRYLDLIAEDYSEQECKDIALALDYEQFWLRFNDGRELIKDILNLKGNRDLHKNLIGLLVESANAAIEEQMAASMPHVVEERLPNGAYLFRIDVEIFAHRFTFPPPGKTSGEIHDRLCRQHPGEPVVTLGFGPDFAVLRSRGVLMNIPRMVRELHDEITGGGISGGGHLVVGSIKFVEGMREASLNGLIEKIGQAPVE from the coding sequence ATGGCGAATCAAGAAGATACGATAATCTATTCCCTCGGCCCGAACTGCGGGATCGGGGAGATCGAAGAAGGGAAAACCTATGCAGGGACCGTTCAGGGCTTTGCAAACTTCGGAACCTTCGTCCAGTTGAACGCCCGGCTCAAGGGACTGATCCACAAGAGCAACATGGTCCAGGAGCACCAGGAGCGCGAGCAGATCTTTGTAAAGGTCATCAATATCAGGAACAACGGGAACATTGACCTTGCAGAGGTCCTGCCCCGGGTGTACCGGCTCGAGACCGTCACCAGGCAGGTTCGTGTGACAAAAATGGGCGATCTCTCATCGCAGGTCGGCAGGAGCGTCACCCTCGAAGCCTCGGTCGCCCAGATCAAGCAGACGAGCGGGCCGACGATCTTCACCCTCGTCGACGAGTCCGGGAGCGGCAACGCCGCCGCCTTCATCGAGGCCGGCGTCCGGGCATATCCAGAGATCGAACTCGGAAGCACCGTGATGGTCAGCGGAGAGGTGATGCGCCGGCAGAACCAGCTCCAGATCGAGGTCAGCTCCATGGAGGCGCTCACCGGCGAGGACGCACAGAGGGTGCACGACCGGATCGAGGCAGCCCTCGACGCCCGCGCCGAACCCGCAGATATCCCCCTCCTGATCGAGAGCGACGTCCTCGAACGCCTGCGCCCCGCGATGCGGACGGTTGCAAAGATGATCAGGCGGGCCGTCTTCGAGGCGCAGCCGATCATCCTCCGCCACCATGCAGACGCCGACGGCATCTCGGCCGCCGTCGCCGTCGAGCAGGCGGTGATCGCCCTGATGCGCGAGGAAGGCGACGACCTGGACACCGCCTACTATCTCTTCAAGCGCTCCCCCTCAAAAGCGCCTTTCTATGAGATCGAGGACATCACCCGCGACCTCGACTTCGCCCTGAAGGACCACGAGCGGTTCGGGCAGAAGATGCCGCTGATCGTCCTGATGGACAACGGCTCCACCGAAGAGGACCTCCCCTCGATGAAGATGGCCAGGATCTACAGCCTCCCAATGATCGTCGTCGACCACCACCACCCTGACGCAATCGTCGACGAGTATGTGATCGCCCATGTCAACCCCTACCACGTCGGCGGGGATTTCGGGGTCACGGCCGGCATGCTCGGGACCGAGGTGGCGCGGCTGATCAACCCGAAGGTCAGCGACGCAATCAGGCACCTTCCGGCCGTCGCAGGCGTCGGCGACCGGAGCGAAGCGCCGGAACGGCAGCGCTACCTTGACCTGATCGCAGAGGATTATTCCGAGCAGGAGTGCAAGGACATTGCCCTCGCCCTGGACTACGAGCAGTTCTGGCTCAGGTTCAACGACGGCAGGGAACTGATCAAGGATATCCTCAACCTCAAGGGGAACCGCGACCTCCATAAGAACCTCATCGGTCTCCTGGTCGAATCGGCGAACGCGGCAATCGAAGAGCAGATGGCGGCGTCCATGCCCCATGTGGTCGAGGAGCGGCTCCCGAACGGGGCATATCTCTTCAGGATCGACGTGGAGATCTTCGCCCACCGCTTCACCTTCCCCCCGCCGGGCAAGACCTCGGGCGAGATCCACGACCGGCTCTGCCGGCAGCACCCGGGCGAACCGGTGGTCACCCTCGGTTTCGGTCCGGACTTTGCAGTGCTCCGCTCCCGCGGCGTGCTCATGAACATCCCGCGGATGGTCCGCGAGCTCCACGACGAGATCACCGGCGGCGGGATCAGCGGCGGCGGTCACCTGGTCGTCGGCTCGATCAAGTTCGTCGAGGGGATGCGCGAAGCCTCCCTGAACGGCCTTATCGAGAAGATCGGGCAGGCCCCGGTCGAATAA
- a CDS encoding DUF3821 domain-containing protein has translation MEDHTGTGICVLCCLALLLLAALAAPVSARGATISDILPGDTIFVYEEGLDITALQKTATGNPVTALRRFTDDDVTKGIVNEIPVADDTNLDVLDASVRGYTGLYYAYSQADGLTTKSVNVRYPEVSIEAVLANPYHAERIEGITIPVGTSIAIKVVSPFVGTDYVAGATHASVDIVVTTPGGAEMTAFGGANLANLPVTAQQFYTDDLAAPILLDRLEEGTYRVQARWRSPQSFADSAEDSNVITFSVGDRIGVDVTVTPATTETTVPPTTTPPAPTATTPPVTTATTALPTATETTEPPTTAPTTQAAGTALLPLIGAAAALFLVLRRK, from the coding sequence ATGGAGGATCATACAGGGACAGGCATATGCGTGCTCTGCTGCCTTGCACTGCTGCTCCTTGCGGCACTTGCTGCTCCGGTTTCGGCACGGGGCGCCACCATTTCCGATATCCTGCCGGGCGACACGATATTTGTCTACGAGGAGGGGCTCGATATCACCGCCCTGCAGAAGACCGCGACCGGCAACCCGGTCACGGCCCTCAGGCGTTTCACCGACGACGACGTCACAAAAGGGATCGTCAACGAGATCCCGGTGGCGGACGATACGAACCTTGACGTGCTGGACGCTTCGGTCAGGGGGTACACCGGGCTGTATTATGCCTACAGCCAGGCGGACGGCCTGACGACAAAGAGCGTCAACGTGCGTTATCCAGAAGTGAGCATCGAGGCGGTGCTCGCAAACCCGTATCATGCCGAGAGGATCGAAGGGATTACGATACCTGTCGGAACGTCGATCGCGATCAAGGTCGTCTCGCCGTTCGTGGGCACCGATTATGTCGCCGGAGCGACTCATGCCTCCGTCGACATCGTCGTCACGACGCCGGGCGGCGCCGAGATGACCGCCTTCGGCGGGGCGAACCTTGCAAACCTTCCGGTCACGGCCCAGCAGTTCTACACCGACGACCTCGCCGCCCCGATCCTCCTCGACCGTCTTGAAGAGGGCACATACAGGGTTCAGGCGCGGTGGCGTTCTCCGCAGAGTTTTGCCGACTCCGCAGAGGACTCGAATGTGATCACGTTCTCTGTGGGCGACCGGATAGGAGTGGACGTTACGGTGACGCCGGCGACGACGGAGACCACAGTGCCGCCGACGACGACACCTCCTGCACCGACGGCCACGACACCGCCGGTGACGACCGCGACCACGGCCCTGCCGACCGCCACGGAGACCACAGAACCGCCGACGACGGCGCCGACGACGCAGGCGGCCGGAACAGCGCTCCTGCCCCTGATCGGTGCGGCGGCTGCACTCTTCCTGGTGTTGCGGCGGAAATAA
- a CDS encoding SpoIIAA family protein has translation MIEILPESTGGVIGFLISGDVTDEDYMQVFMPAIDLAIERYGTVRVLVDIVDFKGEDFGAMADDLIQDIKVSSVEREAIVGGEEWETRLLSVQPAFFLFSSTDVRFFRPEHRQEAWRWIEEGMCASGPESR, from the coding sequence ATGATAGAGATACTGCCGGAAAGCACGGGAGGCGTCATCGGGTTTTTGATCAGCGGCGACGTGACCGATGAGGACTACATGCAGGTGTTCATGCCGGCGATCGACCTGGCGATCGAACGCTACGGCACTGTCCGCGTGCTGGTCGATATCGTCGATTTCAAGGGGGAAGACTTCGGAGCGATGGCCGACGACCTCATTCAGGACATCAAGGTTTCCTCGGTCGAGCGTGAGGCGATCGTCGGTGGGGAGGAGTGGGAGACCCGTCTGCTCTCTGTTCAGCCGGCGTTCTTCCTCTTCTCCAGCACCGATGTCAGGTTCTTCAGGCCCGAACACCGCCAGGAGGCATGGAGATGGATCGAGGAGGGGATGTGTGCGTCCGGGCCTGAGTCGCGCTGA
- a CDS encoding ACT domain-containing protein, with translation MKKTIITVVGKDAVGIIAKVCTYLADNQVNVEDISQTIVQGYFNMMMIVDTSGSSRPFGEMVRELENLGDEIGVKIRCQHEDIFTKMHRI, from the coding sequence ATGAAAAAAACCATCATCACCGTCGTAGGCAAAGATGCAGTCGGGATCATTGCGAAGGTTTGCACATACCTGGCAGACAATCAGGTCAATGTTGAAGATATTTCCCAGACTATCGTGCAGGGCTATTTTAACATGATGATGATCGTCGATACCAGCGGGTCTTCCAGACCTTTTGGCGAGATGGTACGTGAACTGGAGAATCTCGGCGACGAAATCGGCGTAAAAATCAGATGCCAGCATGAAGACATTTTTACGAAAATGCACCGTATCTGA
- a CDS encoding PFL family protein, whose protein sequence is MVTLFEVNETNKMIEQEKLDVRTITMGISLLDCCDADLDILNQNIYDKITCVAKDLVSTGRDIEREYGIPIVNKRISVTPIALVGGRACTCPEDFVTIARTLDKAARATQVNFLGGYSALVSKGMTRTDENLIRSIPLALSSTERVCSSVNIGSTRTGINMDAVKLMGEIVRETAEATKEHNSLGCAKLVVFCNAPDDNPFMAGAFHGVTEADAVINVGVSGPGVVKHALEGVRGANFEVLCETVKKTAFKVTRVGQLVAQEASERLGVPFGIVDLSLAPTPSVGDSVAEILEEMGLESAGAPGTTAALALLNDQVKKGGVMASSFVGGLSGAFIPVSEDQGMIDAVNRGALTLEKLEAMTCVCSVGLDMIAIPGNTSAATISGIIADEAAIGMVNQKTTAVRLIPVIGKDVGDTVEFGGLLGHAPVQRVNTFGCEDFINRGGRIPAPIHSFRN, encoded by the coding sequence ATGGTCACCCTATTTGAGGTAAATGAAACAAACAAGATGATCGAGCAGGAAAAACTCGATGTCCGTACGATTACTATGGGCATCAGCCTTCTTGACTGCTGCGACGCTGATCTGGATATCTTGAACCAGAACATCTATGATAAAATCACCTGTGTAGCAAAGGATCTGGTCTCCACCGGCAGGGACATTGAACGTGAATATGGCATTCCCATCGTCAACAAACGCATCTCCGTCACCCCGATCGCACTGGTGGGTGGAAGGGCCTGCACGTGCCCCGAGGACTTTGTGACGATTGCCAGGACCCTGGATAAGGCTGCCAGAGCGACGCAGGTGAATTTTCTCGGAGGTTACTCCGCCCTCGTTTCCAAAGGCATGACCAGGACCGATGAAAATCTCATCCGCTCCATTCCCCTGGCCCTCTCTTCCACGGAACGGGTATGTAGTTCCGTAAATATCGGCTCCACCAGGACCGGGATCAACATGGACGCCGTCAAATTGATGGGAGAGATTGTCAGGGAAACGGCGGAAGCGACAAAAGAGCACAACTCCCTGGGCTGTGCAAAACTGGTCGTATTCTGCAACGCTCCCGACGACAATCCATTCATGGCCGGTGCCTTTCACGGCGTGACCGAAGCAGATGCCGTGATCAACGTGGGCGTCAGCGGTCCGGGAGTTGTGAAGCATGCCCTTGAGGGGGTCAGGGGCGCGAACTTTGAAGTCCTCTGCGAGACCGTGAAGAAAACGGCCTTTAAGGTCACCCGGGTCGGGCAGCTGGTGGCCCAGGAAGCCTCGGAGAGGCTCGGGGTTCCTTTCGGGATCGTCGATCTCTCTCTGGCGCCGACGCCCTCGGTGGGCGACAGTGTGGCAGAAATTTTAGAGGAAATGGGCCTGGAATCTGCAGGCGCTCCGGGAACCACCGCCGCCCTTGCCCTGTTGAACGACCAGGTAAAGAAAGGGGGCGTCATGGCAAGTTCCTTCGTCGGCGGACTCAGCGGCGCCTTTATCCCGGTCAGCGAGGACCAGGGCATGATCGATGCCGTCAACCGCGGGGCCCTGACGCTTGAAAAACTTGAGGCGATGACCTGCGTATGCTCGGTCGGCCTGGATATGATCGCCATCCCCGGAAACACGTCCGCCGCCACGATCTCCGGCATCATCGCCGACGAAGCGGCGATCGGCATGGTGAACCAGAAGACAACCGCCGTCCGCCTGATCCCGGTAATAGGAAAAGACGTCGGCGATACGGTGGAGTTCGGAGGGCTGTTAGGGCATGCACCGGTTCAGCGGGTAAACACATTTGGCTGTGAAGATTTCATCAACCGTGGCGGCAGGATACCTGCACCGATTCATAGTTTCAGGAACTGA